A portion of the Parasedimentitalea marina genome contains these proteins:
- a CDS encoding aspartate carbamoyltransferase catalytic subunit has product MTPTQFGHKHLLGIEPLRPHEITAILDLADKYVDQNRATEKRSTALAGLTQVNMFFENSTRTQASFEIAGKRLGADVMNMAMQASSIKKGETLIDTAMTLNAMHPDLLVVRHPHSGAVDLLAQKVNCAVLNAGDGRHEHPTQALLDALTIRRAKGRLHRLNIAICGDVAHSRVARSNLILLGKMENRIRLIGPPTLVPSQFAEFGAEIYDDMSEGLKDVDVVMMLRLQKERMDGGFIPSEREYYHRYGLDADKLALAKPDAIVMHPGPMNRGVEIDGTLADDINRSVIQEQVEMGVAVRMAVMDLLAQNLRAEQLAPAE; this is encoded by the coding sequence ATGACCCCTACCCAATTTGGCCACAAACACCTGCTTGGCATCGAGCCGCTGCGCCCGCATGAGATCACGGCGATCCTGGATCTGGCCGATAAATACGTCGACCAAAACCGCGCCACCGAAAAACGATCTACCGCTTTGGCCGGGCTGACCCAGGTCAATATGTTCTTCGAGAACTCTACCCGCACCCAGGCCAGTTTTGAGATTGCCGGCAAACGGCTGGGTGCGGACGTGATGAATATGGCGATGCAGGCCTCCTCGATCAAAAAGGGCGAGACCCTGATCGACACCGCCATGACCCTGAACGCCATGCACCCGGACCTGCTGGTTGTCCGCCACCCGCATTCCGGCGCGGTGGATCTGCTGGCGCAAAAGGTCAACTGCGCGGTGCTGAACGCCGGCGATGGCCGCCACGAGCACCCAACCCAGGCGCTGCTGGATGCGCTGACCATTCGCCGGGCCAAGGGCCGTCTGCACCGCTTGAATATCGCCATCTGCGGTGATGTCGCCCACAGTCGTGTGGCGCGATCGAACCTGATTCTGCTGGGTAAAATGGAAAACCGCATTCGTCTGATCGGTCCGCCAACCCTGGTGCCCAGCCAGTTCGCTGAATTCGGCGCCGAGATCTATGACGACATGTCCGAGGGTCTGAAGGACGTCGATGTGGTGATGATGCTACGCCTGCAAAAGGAACGCATGGACGGCGGTTTCATCCCCTCGGAGCGGGAATATTATCACCGCTACGGGCTGGACGCCGACAAGCTGGCACTGGCCAAACCCGACGCCATCGTCATGCACCCCGGCCCGATGAACCGCGGCGTTGAAATCGACGGCACACTGGCGGACGACATCAACCGCTCGGTGATCCAGGAACAGGTCGAGATGGGTGTCGCCGTGCGCATGGCGGTGATGGACCTTCTGGCGCAGAACCTGCGCGCAGAACAACTGGCCCCGGCAGAGTAA
- a CDS encoding uracil-DNA glycosylase, protein MESALDYHSARALLQWQVELGATESIGDAPVDRYALGATLPKAKVSQAPAVQKPKEVDPVEQAQKAARAATGLPSLRAALDGFDHCALKKGARNLVFSDGQAGARVMIIGDAPGREEDRAGKPFAGQAGGLLDKMLAAIDLSRDSSVYLTGVLPWRPPQNQELQPADIAMMVPFLQRHVELAEPEYLVLMGNAACQAVLGKRGINRLRGEWQQAWGKAVLPMMPPEQLLNQPQGKRAAWADLLSLKARMGALS, encoded by the coding sequence ATGGAATCGGCATTGGATTATCACAGCGCGCGGGCGCTCTTGCAGTGGCAAGTTGAACTGGGCGCCACCGAAAGCATCGGTGATGCGCCGGTAGATCGCTATGCGCTGGGGGCGACACTGCCAAAGGCGAAGGTGTCGCAGGCGCCTGCAGTGCAAAAGCCCAAGGAAGTGGACCCTGTTGAGCAGGCGCAAAAGGCAGCGCGGGCGGCGACCGGGCTGCCCAGTCTCCGGGCGGCTTTGGACGGCTTTGACCATTGTGCCCTGAAAAAAGGTGCGCGCAATCTGGTGTTCAGCGATGGTCAGGCCGGCGCACGCGTGATGATCATTGGCGACGCACCGGGCCGCGAGGAAGACCGCGCCGGTAAACCCTTCGCCGGTCAGGCTGGGGGATTGCTGGACAAGATGCTGGCAGCGATCGATTTGTCGCGCGACAGCTCTGTTTATCTGACTGGCGTGCTGCCATGGCGGCCACCACAGAACCAGGAGTTGCAACCGGCAGATATCGCGATGATGGTGCCGTTCCTGCAGCGTCATGTGGAATTGGCCGAGCCTGAATATCTGGTGTTGATGGGCAACGCGGCCTGCCAGGCGGTGCTAGGCAAGCGCGGCATCAACCGGTTGCGCGGCGAATGGCAGCAGGCCTGGGGCAAGGCGGTTCTGCCGATGATGCCCCCGGAACAGCTGTTGAACCAACCGCAAGGAAAGCGCGCGGCCTGGGCAGATCTCTTGTCGCTTAAGGCCCGCATGGGAGCATTATCGTGA
- a CDS encoding metallophosphoesterase family protein — protein sequence MKILAFSDLHLARARAADLVAASAEADLVIGAGDFCNMRQGLDQAMQLLAGVAAPMVLVPGNAESADELRAAALPDMTVLHGTGTEIDGLRLFGLGYGVPPTPFGDWSCDLTEELAGQMLDNCSATDVLITHSPPKGLGDLTSGGISVGSVAIREAIERLQPKLALCGHIHDSWGQRGYLGATEVVNLGPTVNWFEVDH from the coding sequence GTGAAAATTCTAGCTTTCTCGGATCTGCATTTGGCGCGGGCGCGGGCAGCCGATCTGGTTGCGGCCAGTGCCGAGGCGGATCTGGTGATCGGTGCGGGTGATTTCTGCAATATGCGCCAGGGTCTGGATCAGGCGATGCAATTGCTGGCGGGCGTGGCAGCGCCGATGGTCCTGGTTCCGGGCAATGCTGAAAGCGCAGATGAATTGCGCGCGGCGGCCCTGCCGGACATGACTGTTCTGCATGGCACCGGTACTGAGATCGACGGGCTACGATTGTTCGGGCTGGGCTACGGCGTGCCGCCAACCCCGTTTGGCGACTGGTCCTGTGATCTGACCGAGGAACTTGCCGGGCAGATGCTGGACAATTGTTCCGCCACCGATGTCCTGATCACCCATTCCCCACCCAAAGGTCTGGGGGATTTGACCTCGGGCGGGATTTCAGTTGGGTCTGTCGCAATCCGGGAAGCGATTGAGCGGTTGCAGCCAAAACTGGCTCTGTGCGGTCATATTCACGACAGTTGGGGCCAGCGAGGGTACCTCGGCGCCACCGAAGTGGTTAATCTGGGGCCGACAGTGAACTGGTTTGAGGTAGATCATTGA
- the moaB gene encoding molybdenum cofactor biosynthesis protein B, which translates to MSRIDENKTFIPVRIAVLTLSDSRTLAEDRSGQVLVDRLQAAGHVLADRKIMPDDRADIADQLRAWVADPQVDVVISTGGTGLTGRDVTVEAHRDVYEKEIEAFGTVFTIVSMKKIGTSAVQSRATGGVAGGTYLFALPGSPGACKDGWDEILSMQLDYRHLPCNFVEIMPRLEESQRRK; encoded by the coding sequence ATGTCGCGTATTGACGAGAACAAGACATTCATCCCGGTGCGCATTGCTGTGCTGACACTGTCGGATAGCCGCACCCTGGCCGAGGATCGCTCGGGCCAGGTGCTGGTGGACCGGTTGCAGGCGGCCGGGCATGTCCTGGCGGATCGTAAAATCATGCCCGATGACCGGGCGGATATTGCAGATCAGCTGCGCGCCTGGGTGGCAGACCCGCAGGTGGATGTGGTGATTTCAACCGGGGGCACTGGATTAACTGGGCGCGACGTCACCGTCGAGGCGCACCGCGATGTCTATGAAAAGGAAATCGAGGCCTTTGGCACTGTGTTCACCATTGTCTCGATGAAAAAGATCGGCACCAGCGCGGTTCAATCACGCGCAACGGGTGGCGTGGCGGGCGGAACCTATCTGTTTGCGCTGCCCGGCAGTCCGGGTGCTTGCAAAGATGGCTGGGACGAAATTCTGTCGATGCAGCTGGATTACAGGCATCTGCCCTGTAACTTTGTTGAAATAATGCCCAGATTAGAAGAATCTCAGCGACGGAAATAA
- a CDS encoding efflux RND transporter periplasmic adaptor subunit, which translates to MRFLRQSLTGIFLAAVTAALLLYAGQMVLGAVQQRMSNERKAPPPRERIFAVNLITAELQDIAPELIAFGKVDSRRRLELRTPVAGRVISLAEEFEEGGAVSMGQLLLQIDPADAQSALDQAKADLQDARAEERETGRTLILAMDELAATQDQAQLRQRAFQRQLDLKDRGVGTAATVEGAELDAVQARQTVISRRQAVSQAEAGVDQAASNLARAQISLATAQRDLADTTVTAQFDGTLQTVSLVQGRLVSANEKLADLVDPTLLEVAFRISTVQYARLLDGSGSLIAAPVRVSLDATGADLSAEGVISRDSGGAGEGQSGRLIYARLNTAPGFKPGDFVTVSVREPVLSAVARLPATVLDANSTVLVLGPEDRLEQMQVELVRRQGNDVLIRGVGLADREVVAGRTPLLGTGIKVRALRSGTDGQPQAAPQAELIELSDERRARLTAFVESNNRMPDEAKKRVLGQLSEPKVPVQLVTRIEARMGG; encoded by the coding sequence ATGCGCTTTTTGCGTCAAAGTTTGACTGGAATTTTTCTGGCGGCAGTCACCGCAGCACTGTTGCTGTATGCGGGCCAGATGGTTTTGGGCGCTGTGCAGCAGCGGATGAGCAACGAGCGCAAGGCGCCGCCCCCCCGTGAGCGTATTTTTGCGGTCAATCTGATAACTGCCGAGCTGCAGGACATCGCGCCCGAGCTGATTGCCTTTGGTAAGGTTGACAGCCGACGCCGGTTGGAATTGCGCACTCCGGTTGCCGGGCGGGTGATTTCGCTGGCGGAAGAGTTTGAGGAGGGCGGAGCTGTCTCCATGGGTCAGTTACTTTTGCAGATCGACCCGGCGGATGCGCAGTCGGCGCTGGATCAGGCCAAGGCCGATCTGCAGGACGCCCGCGCCGAAGAGCGTGAGACCGGCCGGACTTTGATCCTGGCGATGGATGAACTGGCCGCAACGCAGGATCAGGCCCAACTGCGCCAACGCGCCTTTCAGCGCCAGCTGGATTTGAAAGACCGCGGCGTCGGGACGGCAGCGACCGTTGAGGGGGCAGAACTAGACGCGGTTCAGGCCCGGCAGACGGTTATTTCACGGCGTCAAGCAGTGTCCCAGGCCGAAGCCGGAGTGGATCAGGCCGCGTCAAACCTGGCGCGGGCGCAGATCAGTCTGGCAACAGCCCAACGGGATCTGGCTGATACCACAGTAACGGCGCAGTTCGACGGCACGCTGCAAACGGTCAGTCTGGTGCAGGGGCGTCTGGTCTCGGCCAATGAAAAACTGGCGGATCTGGTGGACCCGACCCTGCTAGAAGTGGCCTTTCGGATTTCCACAGTACAGTACGCCCGGTTGCTGGATGGCAGCGGCAGTTTGATTGCCGCACCGGTGCGGGTCTCGCTGGATGCTACAGGCGCGGATCTAAGCGCCGAGGGCGTGATCAGCCGCGACAGTGGGGGGGCGGGCGAAGGTCAGTCAGGGCGCTTGATCTATGCGCGTCTGAACACTGCTCCGGGGTTTAAGCCCGGCGATTTTGTGACGGTGTCAGTGCGCGAACCTGTGCTAAGCGCGGTCGCGCGTTTGCCGGCCACGGTGCTGGATGCCAATAGTACCGTTTTGGTGCTAGGCCCCGAGGACCGGCTGGAACAGATGCAGGTCGAGCTGGTGCGCCGTCAGGGCAATGATGTTCTGATCCGCGGCGTGGGGCTGGCGGACCGCGAGGTGGTTGCCGGACGTACGCCCCTGCTGGGGACCGGCATCAAGGTACGGGCCCTGCGCAGCGGCACCGACGGGCAGCCGCAAGCCGCGCCACAGGCCGAGTTGATCGAGCTGAGTGACGAACGACGCGCCCGGCTGACGGCCTTTGTCGAAAGCAATAATCGTATGCCAGATGAGGCCAAGAAGCGCGTATTGGGGCAATTGTCGGAACCCAAGGTGCCAGTCCAATTGGTAACCCGCATTGAAGCGCGGATGGGGGGCTAA
- a CDS encoding efflux RND transporter permease subunit, which translates to MIRDLPRSAGGLLSYFTRHRTAANLLLVILMVLGMAAIPNMRAQFFPDVILDRVTVSVTWDGAGPEDVDSAIVQALEPALLSVDGVESSSASSREGVASISLEFEPNWDMARAADDVQSAVDAVTTLPDAADEPKVTRAVWRDRVTDVVISGALEPAQLGLFADELIVRLFEVGVTRTTIRGVAAPQTLIEVPSYSLIAHDVTLTQIADAIAAEVAADPAGDISGANARVRTGSEKRKPEEIEAIVLRANADGSALTIGDVAQITVEGVDRNRAYFVGEDSAMSLRVDRSNKGDAIGIQRSVEDVVAQMQLSLPQGVKVELIRTRAEAITGRLNLLVDNGLMGLALVVTLLFLFLNARIAFWVAAGIPAAMFAAIAIMYAAGLTINMISLFGLIITLGIVVDDAIVVGEHADFRARRLGEHPVVASENAARRMAMPVLAATMTTIIAFFGLTIIGGRFGDLISDIPYTVIAVLAASLVECFLILPNHLSHAIAHAAKEHWYDWPNRVVNRGFRWVRDHLFRRLITWVIWARYAVLAGALVLMASQVALVVGGDVKWRFFSPPERSSVTGNFAMVEGASRADTMAMMQEMQRATQALGLEYEERYGLNPLLFVMAEVGGNGGRGLSGVDTKDTDLLGGISIELIESDLRPEYSSYAFVAELQENVQRHPLAETVSFRGYRSGPGGDALDVQFYGADVQTLKDASEDLKNAVLRYPEVSAVEDNLAYDKEEVILDLTPQGQALSFTIDSLGRALRARLNGIEAATYPDGPRSATIQVELPKGELTADFLERTLMRTPTGSYVPLADIVSVTQRTGFSTIRRENGIRVVSITGDISEDDAARAEQIEQALKTEILPEIASERQVEWRLAGLSEQENAFLNDARTGLILCLTGIYLVLAWVFSSWTRPMVVMAIIPFGLVGTIYGHHFHGVPLSMFSVVGLLGMTGIIINDSIVLVTTIDEYAEDRGLIPSIIEGAADRLRPVMLTTLTTVLGLAPLLAENSQQAKFLKPTVITLVYGLGFGMVLVLLVVPALVAMQRDVARPMAALRRAMKAAATRGLMLGVGAVQAGWLVLTMGLTIATGTLHPVLAEMLPLLTTMAPMRAALLAFLGGAAVIVFVSYVLAALITGMRSHRRV; encoded by the coding sequence ATGATCCGAGACCTGCCCCGCTCGGCGGGTGGCTTACTAAGCTATTTCACCCGTCACCGGACAGCCGCCAACCTGCTGTTGGTGATCCTGATGGTGCTGGGCATGGCGGCCATCCCCAATATGCGGGCACAGTTCTTTCCGGATGTGATCCTTGACCGGGTGACGGTTTCGGTCACCTGGGACGGCGCCGGTCCCGAGGATGTCGACAGTGCCATCGTCCAGGCGCTGGAACCGGCGCTGTTGTCGGTGGACGGGGTGGAATCCTCGTCGGCGTCATCGCGTGAAGGGGTTGCCTCGATCAGTCTGGAGTTTGAGCCGAACTGGGATATGGCACGGGCGGCGGATGATGTGCAGTCGGCGGTGGATGCCGTGACCACGCTGCCCGATGCTGCCGACGAGCCCAAGGTCACCCGCGCTGTCTGGCGCGATCGAGTCACCGATGTGGTGATCTCGGGAGCGCTGGAGCCGGCCCAGCTGGGCCTGTTTGCGGATGAGCTGATTGTCCGCCTGTTCGAGGTCGGCGTGACCCGCACCACCATCCGGGGCGTTGCCGCGCCGCAAACATTGATCGAGGTGCCCTCGTATAGTTTGATTGCCCATGACGTCACCCTGACGCAGATCGCCGATGCCATTGCAGCCGAGGTGGCAGCGGATCCGGCGGGAGATATCTCAGGGGCCAACGCACGGGTCCGAACGGGGAGCGAAAAGCGAAAACCCGAAGAGATCGAGGCGATCGTGCTGCGCGCCAATGCGGATGGGTCAGCGCTGACCATCGGCGATGTGGCGCAGATCACCGTCGAAGGTGTGGACCGCAACCGGGCCTATTTTGTCGGCGAAGACTCGGCGATGTCGCTGCGGGTTGACCGGTCCAACAAGGGCGATGCCATTGGCATTCAGCGCAGCGTCGAGGATGTGGTGGCGCAGATGCAGCTGAGCCTGCCGCAGGGCGTCAAGGTTGAACTGATCCGCACCCGCGCCGAGGCTATTACCGGCCGTCTGAACCTGCTGGTCGACAACGGCTTGATGGGGTTAGCGCTGGTGGTGACGCTGCTGTTCTTGTTCCTCAACGCCCGGATAGCCTTCTGGGTTGCGGCGGGCATTCCTGCGGCGATGTTTGCCGCGATTGCCATCATGTATGCCGCTGGACTGACCATCAACATGATCAGCCTGTTTGGCCTGATTATCACGCTGGGTATTGTGGTCGACGACGCCATTGTGGTGGGCGAGCACGCCGATTTCCGCGCCAGACGGCTGGGGGAACACCCGGTGGTGGCCTCGGAAAACGCGGCCCGCCGCATGGCTATGCCGGTGCTGGCCGCAACCATGACCACCATCATCGCCTTCTTTGGCCTGACCATAATCGGCGGCCGGTTTGGCGATCTGATCAGCGATATCCCCTATACGGTGATCGCGGTATTGGCGGCGTCATTGGTTGAGTGTTTCCTGATCCTGCCCAACCACCTGTCCCATGCTATCGCGCATGCCGCCAAGGAGCACTGGTACGACTGGCCGAACCGGGTGGTGAACCGCGGTTTTCGCTGGGTGCGCGATCATCTGTTCCGCCGTCTGATAACCTGGGTGATCTGGGCCCGCTATGCGGTCTTGGCCGGGGCGCTGGTGCTGATGGCCAGTCAGGTTGCGCTGGTGGTGGGTGGCGATGTGAAATGGCGGTTCTTCAGCCCGCCGGAACGCAGCTCGGTCACCGGTAACTTTGCCATGGTAGAAGGCGCCAGCCGCGCCGACACGATGGCGATGATGCAGGAAATGCAACGTGCAACCCAGGCGCTGGGCCTGGAGTACGAGGAACGCTATGGTCTGAACCCGCTGTTGTTTGTCATGGCCGAGGTTGGCGGCAATGGTGGCCGTGGCTTGTCGGGTGTCGATACCAAAGACACTGATCTTTTGGGCGGCATTTCTATCGAGTTAATCGAGTCCGATCTTCGTCCCGAATATTCCAGCTATGCCTTTGTGGCCGAGTTGCAGGAGAACGTGCAGCGCCATCCTCTGGCCGAGACGGTATCGTTTCGTGGCTATCGTTCCGGTCCGGGTGGAGATGCGCTGGATGTGCAGTTCTACGGGGCTGATGTTCAGACCCTAAAGGATGCCTCGGAAGATCTGAAAAATGCAGTGCTGCGCTACCCTGAGGTCTCGGCGGTCGAGGACAATCTGGCCTATGACAAGGAAGAGGTCATTCTGGATCTGACACCGCAGGGCCAAGCGCTTAGCTTTACCATCGATTCACTGGGGCGGGCCCTGCGGGCGCGGTTGAACGGGATTGAGGCGGCAACTTATCCCGATGGCCCCCGTTCGGCCACCATCCAGGTCGAACTGCCTAAGGGAGAGCTGACGGCTGACTTCCTGGAACGCACCTTGATGCGGACACCGACCGGCAGCTACGTGCCACTCGCAGATATTGTCTCGGTGACCCAACGCACGGGGTTCTCGACCATTCGGCGCGAAAACGGCATCCGGGTGGTTTCGATCACTGGCGACATATCCGAGGACGACGCGGCGAGGGCGGAACAAATCGAGCAAGCGTTGAAAACGGAAATTCTGCCCGAAATTGCCAGTGAGCGGCAGGTCGAGTGGCGCCTTGCCGGGTTGAGCGAGCAGGAAAACGCCTTTCTGAATGATGCGCGTACCGGGCTGATCCTGTGTCTGACCGGTATCTATCTGGTGCTGGCCTGGGTGTTTTCCAGCTGGACCCGGCCAATGGTGGTGATGGCAATCATTCCGTTTGGTCTGGTGGGTACGATCTACGGTCACCATTTCCACGGTGTGCCCCTGTCGATGTTCTCGGTGGTTGGCCTGTTGGGGATGACAGGCATTATCATCAATGATTCCATCGTGCTGGTGACCACCATCGATGAATATGCCGAGGACCGTGGGCTGATCCCCTCTATCATCGAAGGTGCCGCAGACCGGTTGCGCCCTGTTATGCTGACGACCTTGACCACCGTGCTGGGGCTGGCGCCTTTGCTGGCGGAAAACTCGCAGCAGGCCAAATTCCTGAAACCAACGGTGATCACACTGGTCTATGGCCTTGGTTTTGGCATGGTTCTGGTATTGCTGGTGGTGCCCGCTCTGGTGGCGATGCAGCGTGATGTGGCGCGGCCCATGGCAGCCCTGCGGCGCGCGATGAAGGCTGCGGCGACCCGGGGGCTGATGTTGGGTGTTGGCGCTGTGCAGGCCGGATGGCTGGTCCTGACAATGGGACTGACAATTGCCACCGGAACATTGCATCCGGTTCTGGCTGAGATGCTGCCGCTGTTGACCACGATGGCGCCAATGCGCGCGGCATTGCTGGCCTTCCTGGGCGGAGCAGCAGTAATTGTTTTCGTTAGTTATGTGCTGGCGGCGCTGATCACCGGAATGCGGTCGCACAGACGGGTTTGA
- a CDS encoding NUDIX hydrolase, giving the protein MNRPLVGAIAVVCHRDRIILVQRGKQPSAGMWGFPGGHLELGETALQAAARELLEETGVTAHPLDYLTNIDVILRDTDGVITQQYLLAAVLCEYQQGTPQTADDAEQAQWIAIADLDSCGLPLLDQVAEVARLAQTRMQNR; this is encoded by the coding sequence ATGAACCGTCCCCTCGTCGGAGCCATTGCCGTGGTCTGCCATCGCGACCGCATCATTCTTGTGCAACGGGGCAAGCAGCCCAGCGCCGGCATGTGGGGCTTTCCCGGCGGTCATCTGGAACTGGGCGAGACCGCCCTGCAGGCCGCAGCCCGTGAATTGCTTGAGGAAACCGGCGTCACCGCCCATCCGTTGGACTACCTCACCAATATCGACGTTATCCTGCGCGACACCGACGGCGTGATTACACAACAGTATCTTCTGGCCGCGGTATTATGTGAGTATCAGCAGGGCACTCCCCAAACGGCGGATGATGCCGAACAGGCGCAATGGATAGCTATCGCAGACTTGGACAGCTGCGGGTTACCACTACTGGATCAAGTGGCCGAGGTGGCCCGGCTGGCCCAAACCCGGATGCAAAACCGCTAG
- a CDS encoding protein-disulfide reductase DsbD domain-containing protein — protein MKQLFNILAAGLFALASPAAAFSDTDPLVEIEVLDGGPTGRGTYMGALRLTLQPGWKTYWRSPGDAGIAPSFDWRGSRNVGSLSIIWPTPEVTMTSGYQTIGYHDRLVLPIEITPAAANQPVTLTGEMQLGLCKDVCVPSEVSFQHQLNLQANRNPAIVAAMANRPYSAKEAGVKSAKCTLSPTQYGMQVEARISMPTAGGTEVAIIESGTPMAYGGATATERRGNMLVATTEFLPVTKGGFALDRSKLRITVLGTRHAVDIRGCSAG, from the coding sequence ATGAAACAGCTCTTTAATATTCTAGCCGCCGGGCTCTTTGCCCTCGCCTCTCCCGCTGCAGCTTTCAGTGACACTGACCCACTTGTCGAAATAGAGGTGCTGGACGGTGGTCCCACGGGACGTGGCACCTATATGGGGGCCCTGCGCCTGACCCTGCAGCCGGGCTGGAAAACCTATTGGCGCAGCCCTGGCGATGCTGGCATCGCCCCCAGTTTTGACTGGCGTGGGTCGCGCAATGTTGGATCTTTGTCGATCATTTGGCCGACGCCTGAGGTCACCATGACCTCGGGTTACCAGACCATTGGCTACCATGACCGCCTGGTGTTGCCGATTGAAATCACCCCAGCTGCTGCCAATCAGCCCGTTACGTTGACCGGCGAAATGCAGCTGGGATTGTGCAAGGATGTCTGCGTGCCTTCCGAAGTGTCATTTCAGCACCAGTTGAACCTGCAGGCAAACCGCAACCCGGCGATTGTCGCGGCTATGGCCAATCGCCCCTATTCGGCCAAAGAAGCCGGAGTTAAATCCGCCAAATGCACATTATCGCCGACACAATACGGTATGCAGGTAGAAGCCCGCATATCCATGCCGACCGCCGGAGGCACCGAGGTTGCAATCATCGAATCCGGCACACCAATGGCCTATGGTGGTGCGACCGCCACCGAGCGTCGCGGCAACATGTTGGTTGCAACAACCGAGTTCCTTCCCGTAACCAAGGGTGGCTTTGCCCTGGACCGCTCCAAGCTGCGGATCACTGTGCTGGGCACACGCCACGCCGTGGACATTCGCGGCTGCAGCGCTGGATAA
- a CDS encoding YqgE/AlgH family protein has protein sequence MNLTGKLLIAMPGMGDERFEHTVIFLCSHTEDGAMGLIVNKTAPDVQLGDLLRQLDITPDPVTRGQIPVRFGGPVETQRGFVLHTPDYEASLNSLHVSETFSMTATLDILEDIAIGQGPDQVLMMLGYAGWGAGQLEGEIGLNGWLTVEATAGLVFDTDDDQKWGAALQSIGVDPLGLSSEAGHA, from the coding sequence ATGAATCTCACCGGCAAACTTCTGATTGCTATGCCTGGCATGGGTGATGAACGGTTTGAGCACACGGTGATCTTTCTGTGTTCGCATACGGAAGACGGCGCGATGGGGTTAATCGTCAACAAAACGGCGCCTGACGTGCAATTGGGTGATCTGTTGCGTCAGTTGGACATTACTCCGGATCCGGTAACGCGGGGGCAGATCCCAGTGCGCTTTGGTGGCCCTGTCGAGACCCAGCGTGGATTTGTGCTGCATACTCCGGACTATGAGGCCAGCCTGAACTCGCTGCATGTGTCAGAAACGTTTTCAATGACGGCGACGCTGGATATCCTGGAGGATATTGCGATTGGTCAGGGTCCTGATCAGGTGCTGATGATGCTGGGTTACGCGGGCTGGGGGGCAGGTCAGCTGGAGGGTGAGATTGGCCTGAACGGATGGCTGACCGTCGAAGCCACTGCGGGATTGGTGTTTGACACTGACGATGATCAAAAGTGGGGTGCCGCCCTGCAGTCGATTGGCGTTGATCCGCTGGGGCTGTCGAGTGAGGCGGGCCATGCGTGA
- a CDS encoding L-threonylcarbamoyladenylate synthase: MNTEHTEILGSEQTDLEQAATLLRAGKLVAFPTETVYGLGGDARLGPAVAGIFEAKGRPTFNPLIAHLPSVQAAQRYVQWSDHAQQLADAFWPGPLTLVLPLRKGHGLSPLVTAGLDTLAIRVPAHPTARRLLALVDGPVAAPSANPSGRISPTTAAHVLAGLEGRLAAIVDDGACGVGLESTIVGLAGPEPMLLRPGGLAAEEIESELGQPLLQRDVKDALTAPGQLLSHYAPNERVRLNALEAEPGELMLGFGAMTCDLNLSASGNLTEAACNLFGHLHRLDALSRPIAVAPVPQHGLGQAINDRLNRAAAPRD, translated from the coding sequence ATGAACACAGAACACACTGAAATACTGGGATCTGAACAGACCGACCTGGAACAGGCTGCCACATTATTGCGGGCGGGCAAGTTGGTCGCCTTTCCGACCGAGACCGTTTACGGGCTGGGTGGAGACGCCCGTTTGGGCCCGGCTGTTGCCGGGATTTTTGAGGCCAAGGGACGGCCGACATTCAACCCGCTGATCGCGCATCTGCCATCCGTCCAAGCGGCTCAACGTTACGTTCAGTGGAGCGATCACGCACAGCAACTGGCGGATGCTTTTTGGCCCGGACCGCTGACTTTGGTGCTGCCGCTTCGGAAGGGACACGGCCTTTCACCGCTGGTCACCGCCGGGCTGGACACTCTAGCAATCCGGGTGCCCGCGCATCCCACCGCACGGCGTTTGCTGGCGTTGGTCGATGGTCCAGTGGCAGCGCCTTCCGCCAACCCGTCAGGCCGGATCAGCCCCACCACAGCCGCCCATGTTCTGGCCGGGCTGGAAGGGCGACTGGCTGCCATTGTCGATGACGGTGCCTGCGGTGTCGGGTTGGAATCGACCATCGTCGGTCTGGCTGGACCTGAGCCCATGTTGCTCCGTCCCGGCGGGCTGGCGGCTGAGGAGATTGAGAGCGAGCTGGGCCAGCCGCTGCTGCAACGGGACGTCAAGGATGCCTTGACCGCGCCTGGGCAACTGCTGTCCCACTACGCCCCAAACGAGCGGGTGCGGCTGAATGCCCTTGAGGCCGAACCCGGTGAGTTGATGCTGGGATTTGGTGCAATGACCTGCGATCTGAACCTCTCGGCCAGTGGCAACCTGACCGAGGCCGCCTGCAATCTGTTTGGCCACCTGCATCGCCTGGATGCCCTAAGCAGGCCCATCGCCGTTGCACCGGTTCCCCAGCATGGGTTGGGTCAGGCGATCAATGACCGCCTGAACCGCGCCGCCGCCCCCAGGGACTAA